One window of the Streptomyces sp. WZ-12 genome contains the following:
- a CDS encoding sensor histidine kinase, which yields MKRRQHQAAERLRLTALYATLLLLAQGGLITLVYVLLRRGFYNKIYGAITTADVVNDTAPPPTGPSPTRVHRHGSAENLAATIEQTALHQLLTVCLIALAVFAALSIALSWWISGRILRPVAAITEQARQLSSATLHERIALDAPPGELKRLADTFDDMLDRMEQLITAQRRFAANAAHELRTPLAQQRAAAEIGLAGTPGPDHIADIRQELIRISEHSTHLIDGLLLLATSDRGLERHDPVRLDQITTQVCHHTAPTARDHQVALDLQTQPLHIEGDPILLEQLVHNLIDNAVRYNHPTGHVTIRTSPENLTVANTGPVIPADVVPRLFEPFHRLAERRKATGEGAGLGLSIVANIAQAHQAHVTAEANPDGGLTITIHFTTPTHRWPSPRGSDTKIE from the coding sequence ATGAAACGCCGACAACACCAGGCAGCCGAACGACTGCGGCTCACCGCCCTGTACGCCACACTGCTCCTCCTTGCTCAGGGCGGCCTGATCACCCTGGTGTACGTGCTCCTGCGCCGAGGCTTCTACAACAAGATCTACGGGGCGATCACCACAGCCGACGTCGTCAACGACACGGCGCCCCCTCCCACGGGACCGTCACCCACGCGAGTCCACCGCCACGGCTCCGCAGAAAACCTCGCCGCCACCATCGAACAAACCGCCCTGCACCAGCTGCTGACCGTCTGCCTGATCGCACTTGCCGTCTTCGCCGCCCTCTCCATCGCCCTGTCCTGGTGGATCTCCGGCCGCATCCTGCGCCCCGTCGCTGCCATCACCGAACAAGCCCGGCAACTGTCCAGCGCCACCCTCCACGAACGCATCGCCCTCGACGCACCGCCCGGAGAACTCAAACGCCTCGCCGACACCTTCGACGACATGCTCGACCGCATGGAACAACTCATCACCGCACAACGCCGCTTCGCCGCCAACGCCGCACACGAACTGCGCACCCCCTTGGCCCAGCAACGGGCCGCAGCCGAGATCGGCCTCGCCGGCACCCCCGGCCCCGACCACATCGCCGACATCCGCCAGGAACTGATCCGCATCAGCGAACACAGCACCCACCTCATCGACGGCCTGCTCCTGCTCGCCACATCCGACCGCGGCCTCGAACGCCACGACCCGGTACGCCTGGATCAAATCACCACGCAGGTATGCCACCACACAGCCCCCACAGCCCGTGACCACCAAGTCGCCCTCGACCTTCAGACCCAGCCCCTGCACATCGAAGGCGACCCGATCCTGCTCGAACAACTCGTACACAACCTCATCGACAACGCCGTGCGCTACAACCACCCCACCGGACACGTCACCATCCGCACCAGCCCCGAGAACCTGACCGTCGCCAACACTGGCCCCGTCATCCCGGCCGACGTTGTGCCCCGCCTCTTCGAGCCCTTCCACCGACTTGCCGAACGCCGCAAAGCCACCGGTGAAGGCGCCGGCCTCGGCCTGTCCATCGTGGCCAACATCGCCCAAGCGCACCAAGCCCACGTGACAGCCGAAGCCAACCCCGACGGCGGCCTCACCATCACCATCCACTTCACCACCCCCACACACCGATGGCCTTCCCCTCGTGGGTCTGACACGAAAATAGAGTGA
- a CDS encoding response regulator transcription factor, with protein sequence MRVLVVEDDAFLARMIADGLRREHLAVDVAPDGLQAMDKLTFAAYDVMILDRDLPGLHGDEVCRRVIAQGLLTRILMLTASTALHEKVAGFGLGADDYLSKPFAYEELLARVLALGRRARPALPPVLQRAGIRLDTTARHATRTGRPLQLTPKEFAVLETLMRAEGAAVSREDLIEEVWQEGIGYDSAAVRVTLSRLRTKLGDPPVIETVPGAGYRITAAPQDGP encoded by the coding sequence ATGCGCGTACTCGTGGTGGAAGACGATGCGTTCCTGGCCCGGATGATCGCCGACGGACTCCGCCGGGAACACCTGGCCGTCGACGTCGCCCCAGACGGCCTTCAGGCCATGGACAAGCTCACCTTCGCCGCCTACGACGTGATGATCCTGGACCGGGACCTGCCCGGACTGCACGGCGACGAAGTGTGCCGCCGCGTGATCGCCCAGGGGCTGCTCACCCGCATCCTCATGCTCACCGCCTCCACAGCCCTGCACGAGAAGGTCGCCGGCTTTGGCCTGGGCGCTGACGACTACCTCAGCAAACCCTTCGCCTACGAGGAACTCCTCGCCCGCGTGCTGGCCCTCGGCCGACGCGCACGCCCGGCACTGCCCCCCGTCCTCCAGCGCGCGGGGATCCGCCTGGACACCACCGCCCGCCACGCCACCCGCACAGGCCGCCCCCTGCAACTCACCCCCAAGGAATTCGCCGTCCTGGAAACCCTCATGCGAGCCGAAGGCGCCGCCGTCAGCCGCGAGGACCTGATCGAAGAGGTCTGGCAGGAGGGCATCGGCTACGACAGCGCCGCCGTCCGCGTCACCCTCAGCCGCCTACGCACCAAACTCGGCGACCCACCGGTGATCGAAACCGTCCCCGGCGCCGGCTACCGCATCACCGCCGCCCCCCAGGACGGACCATGA
- a CDS encoding IS3 family transposase: protein MTVAGFIAGQRTEHHVPHAVSCRALGVSESWFYKWCRRPSEPTKREVRRAALAERVTHFFNASGNTYGSPRITLDLWAEGWQVSVNTVAQVLAELGLQGRKPPRRRKNLTRQGKRKAARDLVLRRFDAIAPDVLWWGDMTEIETGEGKLYLSSVHDAFSRRVLGYAMGERHDAALVSVSLQMAAATRGGAVDGVIFHSDRGSEYTSETYNSLCDRLGVVQSMGRVGSALDNAAAESFHSSIKVEYIHRHRFATRAGARLKIATWITDFFNTRRRHSAAGGLPPVEFERTITEARMRAHQEDRAA, encoded by the coding sequence GTGACGGTTGCGGGCTTCATCGCCGGCCAGCGGACCGAGCACCACGTCCCGCACGCCGTGTCTTGCCGAGCGCTCGGGGTGTCCGAGTCCTGGTTCTACAAGTGGTGCCGCCGTCCGTCGGAACCGACGAAACGCGAGGTCAGACGCGCGGCTTTGGCCGAGAGGGTCACCCACTTCTTCAACGCGTCGGGGAATACGTACGGTTCGCCGAGGATCACGCTGGACCTGTGGGCCGAGGGCTGGCAGGTCTCGGTGAACACTGTCGCCCAGGTGCTGGCCGAGCTCGGGCTCCAGGGCCGCAAACCCCCGCGCCGACGGAAGAACCTGACCCGTCAGGGCAAGCGGAAAGCAGCCCGTGACCTGGTGCTTCGTCGCTTCGACGCGATCGCCCCGGACGTGTTGTGGTGGGGCGATATGACGGAGATCGAAACGGGCGAGGGCAAGCTCTACCTCTCCTCCGTCCATGACGCGTTCTCGCGCCGGGTGCTCGGCTACGCGATGGGTGAGCGGCACGATGCAGCCCTGGTCAGCGTGTCGCTGCAGATGGCCGCCGCGACACGGGGTGGCGCCGTGGACGGCGTGATCTTCCACTCGGACCGCGGGTCGGAATACACCAGCGAGACGTACAACAGCCTGTGTGACCGGCTGGGTGTGGTGCAGTCCATGGGGCGCGTGGGCTCGGCCCTGGACAACGCGGCCGCCGAATCCTTCCACTCCTCGATCAAGGTCGAATACATCCACCGGCACCGCTTCGCCACCCGTGCCGGGGCCCGACTGAAGATCGCCACATGGATCACGGACTTCTTCAACACCCGCCGCAGGCACAGCGCCGCCGGCGGACTGCCCCCGGTGGAGTTCGAACGGACGATCACCGAAGCCCGGATGCGGGCGCACCAGGAAGACCGAGCAGCATAA
- a CDS encoding transposase has translation MGGKRRSYDAPFREGAVRIVLETGKPAAEVARDLGVHEGTLQTWVHRAKVRAAAEASGGLNESERGELRRLREENRQLRKENSEIGMERDVLKRSVVLWVKEATK, from the coding sequence ATGGGTGGGAAGCGACGGTCGTATGACGCGCCGTTTCGTGAGGGTGCGGTGCGGATCGTGCTGGAGACCGGGAAGCCGGCCGCAGAGGTTGCGCGGGACCTGGGCGTGCACGAGGGCACGCTGCAGACCTGGGTCCACCGGGCCAAGGTCCGCGCGGCCGCGGAAGCATCGGGCGGTCTGAACGAGTCCGAACGCGGGGAACTGCGCCGGCTGCGTGAGGAGAACCGGCAGTTGCGCAAGGAGAACAGCGAGATCGGGATGGAGCGTGATGTCCTCAAGCGTTCCGTGGTCCTCTGGGTGAAGGAGGCGACGAAGTGA
- a CDS encoding IS3 family transposase: MTVAGFIAGQRTEHHVPHAVSCRALGVSESWFYKWCRRPSEPTKREVRRAALAERVTHFFNASGNTYGSPRITLDLWAEGWQVSVNTVAQGLAELGLQGRKPPRRRKNLPRQGKRKAARDLVLRRFDAIAPDVLWWGDMTEIETGEGKLYLSSVHDAFSRRVLGYAMGERHDAALVSVSLQMAAATRGGAVDGVIFHSDRGSEYTSETYNSLCDRLGVVQSMGRVGSALDNAAAESFHSSIKVEYIHRHRFATRAGARLKIATWITDFFNTRRRHSAAGGLPPVEFERTITEARMRAHQEDRAA, from the coding sequence GTGACGGTTGCGGGCTTCATCGCCGGCCAGCGGACCGAGCACCACGTCCCGCACGCCGTGTCTTGCCGAGCGCTCGGGGTGTCCGAGTCCTGGTTCTACAAGTGGTGCCGCCGTCCGTCGGAACCGACGAAACGCGAGGTCAGACGCGCGGCTTTGGCCGAGAGGGTCACCCACTTCTTCAACGCGTCGGGGAATACGTACGGTTCGCCGAGGATCACGCTGGACCTGTGGGCCGAGGGCTGGCAGGTCTCGGTGAACACTGTCGCCCAGGGGCTGGCCGAGCTCGGGCTCCAGGGCCGCAAACCCCCGCGCCGACGGAAGAACCTGCCCCGTCAGGGCAAGCGGAAAGCAGCCCGTGACCTGGTGCTTCGTCGCTTCGACGCGATCGCCCCGGACGTGTTGTGGTGGGGCGATATGACGGAGATCGAAACGGGCGAGGGCAAGCTCTACCTCTCCTCCGTCCATGACGCGTTCTCGCGCCGGGTGCTCGGCTACGCGATGGGTGAGCGGCACGATGCAGCCCTGGTCAGCGTGTCGCTGCAGATGGCCGCCGCGACACGGGGTGGCGCCGTGGACGGCGTGATCTTCCACTCGGACCGCGGGTCGGAATACACCAGCGAGACGTACAACAGCCTGTGTGACCGGCTGGGTGTGGTGCAGTCCATGGGGCGCGTGGGCTCGGCCCTGGACAACGCGGCCGCCGAATCCTTCCACTCCTCGATCAAGGTCGAATACATCCACCGGCACCGCTTCGCCACCCGTGCCGGGGCCCGACTGAAGATCGCCACATGGATCACGGACTTCTTCAACACCCGCCGCAGGCACAGCGCCGCCGGCGGACTGCCCCCGGTGGAGTTCGAACGGACGATCACCGAAGCCCGGATGCGGGCGCACCAGGAAGACCGAGCAGCATAA